The Acropora palmata chromosome 3, jaAcrPala1.3, whole genome shotgun sequence nucleotide sequence GTGCATTTCAAGCCGTTTACAATACAGGAACAAGATGGAAGTTTACAGGACCTACTGCACTGGCAAGATAGTAGTTCCAGGACTGCTTGCGGGGCTGGCTGACCACCCATCCAGTCTATAACCAGCTTTCCATCTTCAGTACACCAGCCAGATCCTACTGGTGATGGTATGTCTGGGCATCTTTGCAAACTTCGTCTCCATGCAGCAGCCTGGTAGTTAGCTCGTAGCGAGTGCTTGCGAATCGTATCGTTGCAGGGTGGCAACTGATTGGTTTCAACGTCTCCTCTCTTCAAACAGAACAGCCGGTATCGCAGCTCATTGATGTCACTTGTTCCTGGGCTTCTACAATACATGGTACATGTAAACTTCTGAAGGCTATGGTGCAGGTCATCCGATAAATTCCATTCCATACCTAGTTGCTGGaacatttcttgaaattctacaTTTCGTGTTACAATTCGATACCCTACTACCTTTCCGCGTCCAGCAAAGGCACTGACCGTGTCGCAGCCAGAGAATGCATGAAAGCCCAGCAGTGATCTGCATACAGTTGCCCCAACACTTTCAACTATTCTGGAGACTTCAATGTACTTGACTCTAGTCTGCGAACCACATTTAATGAATACTGAGGAAGgaataaaacatttgaaagCCAAAAGAAGTACCAAAACATCAGTGTCTTCTGATACTATGACGATTGAAGTAAACCTCGATCTAGCTGCGTGGAGTGAGTGTAAGAGCATTCGGGTGTCAGCTTCCTCTTGGGTTGATTCGAGCTCACTGATTGGTTACACCACTCCAGACGATAACTGATAACATGAATTACCACACGTGACAACCAGTGTCTTTCCTGATAGCTTCTCCATGTACTTGTCTTTCTTCCACTCGTTGGTTACAAAAACTATGAATGCTTGTTTGTTCTTTGAGCTAAGCAGGAATTTTCTCCACTGTTTAATCTTGTGATCGGCTTGAGTATTCCGGTATTCACTTACTGATCCTTCACCTCTGTTCTCTCGCTCGGCGTTCTTTATGGATTCCTCTCTGTAATCATCGAAGACGACATCGATCCTGTCACTGGATCCACCTTCATTTAGAACTCGGCCAAGCAGAGTTTCAGAAACTGCAGCAAATGTCTTCTGATCACCTTTCAATCGCTGGACTAGAGCCATTCCATCAATTACACATGCCGAGGGCTGGGGAATGGAATCTGCAGATTGGACATTTTTCTGTAGTTCTTTTGCCAGGGACGCTTTATTTGTCTTACGCATCAAATCATCTGGGGTGGCCAATGACCACGGGAGTGGTCCGAGAGGATGGGATAAGACCTCCTTCATCTGTAAGTTTCTGCTTTCTGCTATGACAATCATTTGAGCAAACAATCTTCTGTCGGCTTTGAGGATTACCTCTTGGTTCCTTCCAGCTTTAACTGATACCTTCTTGTTCAGGTGAGTGAAAGTCTTCAGCTTAGCTTTAGTTATGGTATCATGGAACTTGACTTTGGGCTGATTGGACTGAAGTCGTTGTTCTCGGAATGCTTTGTAGGCCTCTTCTCCGATATCTTTTGCTTGTAGCAAGTCATGCTCTACATCAGGAGTTGCAACTTTTCCTGTCGAGAGACAGACGAGTTCTTGAAGATCTGGGTTGAAGGGGTTGAGCCAAGTGTTTTGAAGAACCGATATAATGGACTTCACATCGCTTTCATCCCTTGCGATTCTTGTGGGCTGTAAATCTTTGTGTTGGAAAGAAGACCTATTGATATGTAAAATATCTTTGAGTTGCCTGAGGAAGGTGCTCCAATATTCAGCGACCAGGTAGAATTTGCTCACTGCATTAGGCCTTAGACTGAAACCTTTGGTTCCTCCTGACGTTTGAGTGTCCTTGTTGACAGTTTCCTCACACGTCTGGTCAACAGGTATCCTCCCGAAAGGGTTATCTTCATTCATCTGAACAGAAAATCCTCCAGATCTTAAGTATTCGAGGATGTCCGGGTGCTCTTCTGGTAAATGTGACATttcatgcagatatgcagatagGTACCTGGCTTAATTGAGGTTATCATATGCGAAGCACCATGGGACAATTTCGCTGATAGATAGGAGGTGAAGTTCCCAGTCTCCTTCCCGAGATCCCCTTAACAGACCAAGTAATGTTTCTACCATGTCAACATAGGACATCCAGAACTTTGAGAGTTTTCCGTTGCCATGCCGGAGATAGTGCATGTATAAACCGAACAGTCGCGATACTTCTTCAAATGAGGGACTTGCTACTGTGGCTTTGAATTCTTGTTCGCATGTTTTATTATAAAGTGCTTTCAGGCCTTTGAAAAACTCATCAACAATAGGCTTCTTGTCTTTGTGATGTTCATCAATCCAAGAGTTAAATCCAATTAACGCAAGCCTGTTAAGAGCTTCAAACATGAGTTTGTGACATCGAATGGCGCGATTATATTTACGACCCTCTAGAATGCCAGATACAGATCCTTCAGCAATTACTCCAGACTCGATTATCACATCTCTTAAACCAGCGTCCTGAAAACGTTTCCCTATCACTGACAAAAAGGTACAAATGGTATGGAACACACCCATCCTTAGCACAAGATCCTTGAACTGCTCTCTGTGTTTCCACTTTATCTCAGTAGCTTTAGCATACAGTGCCTGATCAAACACAACTACTATGGTTTGGAGATTCAAAGTGTCCTTGATCTGTAGGGACCTCGTTAGGACTTCGTACACAGTAGACATGTTCGTCGCTGGGGCATTGATTGTTGGAAGGTAACCAACGTTATCCTTGACAACTTCGTGATCGTTGCGTACTAAAATGTTAAAGCCAGTCCACCTAGGAACAGATTGCTTCTCACTCGCATGAAGGCGTACTAAAATCCATAGTAAGTTCTTTTTCTACGCACGTTCCATAATTTGATTTAACTTGACCTCCACATATCCTCTAGAGAGGGGCCCACAGCGCTCGCCGACGTTGTAGACAGGTACAGGTTCGTCATCCACAGTCTCAATACTTCTCCTCTTTGATTTCATGATGATCGGCGCCGAAACTGACTGAGGGTGGGGACCAAATTGATTAGCTTGAACCGCGATTTCATTGACTCGGTGGGACGTACCTTCACCAGACAAAGTCTCCTCGAGACGATCAATATTGTCCCAGGCTAGAGTGGTATTGATAAATGGACGGATGTTGTCGGGAAGTGGAACTTCGTTGCGTGATGTTACTGCCAACTTTTGAAGACACAGCGCAGTATTTATCTCTTCAAGTTGGGAATAGGCAATTCCGTGACCACAGTGGTTTAAGATATGAATGAGTTCCACATTGTTCGTAAGAGATTTTATGGCATATGGAAGTAGAATGTGCTTTGGTG carries:
- the LOC141876743 gene encoding uncharacterized protein LOC141876743, which gives rise to MSHLPEEHPDILEYLRSGGFSVQMNEDNPFGRIPVDQTCEETVNKDTQTSGGTKGFSLRPNAVSKFYLVAEYWSTFLRQLKDILHINRSSFQHKDLQPTRIARDESDVKSIISVLQNTWLNPFNPDLQELVCLSTGKVATPDVEHDLLQAKDIGEEAYKAFREQRLQSNQPKVKFHDTITKAKLKTFTHLNKKVSVKAGRNQEVILKADRRLFAQMIVIAESRNLQMKEVLSHPLGPLPWSLATPDDLMRKTNKASLAKELQKNVQSADSIPQPSACVIDGMALVQRLKGDQKTFAAVSETLLGRVLNEGGSSDRIDVVFDDYREESIKNAERENRGEGSVSEYRNTQADHKIKQWRKFLLSSKNKQAFIVFVTNEWKKDKYMEKLSGKTLVVTCGNSCYQLSSGVV